The genomic DNA CGGCTGCGGGGCAAGGAGCCCGCCGAGCGGCTGCGCGGTACGGGTGACCAGCAGAACTTCTTCCGGCAGGCGACGGGACCCGGCTGGGTGCTTGTCGGCGACTCCGGACACCACAAGGACTCCATCACCGCGCGCGGGATCAGCGACGCGTTCCTCCAGGTCGACACCCTCGTCCGGCACGTGGACGGTCCGCTCGGCGGCGACCCGGTCCGACTCGACGCGGCGCTGGAGAAGTTCGCCGAGGAACGCGACAGCGCGCTCACCCCGGGTTACGAATCCACGCTGGCGGTCGCCCGGCTGGCGCCGCACGAGCAGCGCCTCTCCCTGCTGCGGGCCGTGCAGACGGATCCGGAACTCACCGCGATCTACTTCGACATGGTCGCCGGGATCGGCTCCGCGGGTGCCCTCTACACACCCAAGCTGCTTGCCCTGCTCTGACCCGTTTCGGGGCGAACGGCGACCCGGACACCCGCGGTGACCTGCCAGGACGGTAAGTCGCCAACTCCTGTCGAATGGCTGGCAGTTGCCCTGGGCCGGTGCTGACGCTGCGCCATGATCCTGATACGGTTCCACCGATCGCCGACTCCGATGACAGAGAGTCAAGTCGCCTCGCCGGTGGCAAGATCGGCACTTTTTGCACCTTCCCTGACCGCCCCAGTGTTTCGCTGCCGTACGAGGAATCAGATGCCAGGCACCCGCGACCGGCGGACGCGTCATCGGTCCGCCCCGCGCAGATCTCTCCGGTTCTCGTTCGTCCTGCCCTTCGTCGTGCCCGCGGTCTGTCTCACCGGACTCTGGGGATACACGGCGGCCGGACTCGTCGACGAGCAACTCCAACTGCACTCCGACGCGGATCGGGCCTCCTCCGTCGCCCGGCCGGCCCAGGACGTGCTGTCCCGGCTGCAGACCGAGCGCCGGCTGACCGCGGTCTGGCAGGCGAGCCGCACGAAGACCGCCCGTACGGAGCTGGACGGCGCCCGCGACGAGACCGACGCCGCCGTCGCCGCGTTCCGGCGCAGTTCCTCCTCCGCGCTGGACACCTCCTCGCTCCAGCGGCGGACCAGGCTGTTCGACGAGGCTCTCGACACCCTTTCCGGCCGCCGCGAGGCGATCGACGGCCGCACCCTCAGTACGGGCGACACGTTCGAGTTGTACACCGACACCGTGTCCCGCGGTATCGGCGTCCTCACCGCGGCCGTACACAGCGACGACGGCCGGCTCGCGCGGGGCGGCAACGCGACGGTGTCCCTGGCCCACATCACGGAGATGCTCTCGCGCGAGGACGCGCTCATCTCCGGCGCGCTGCCGTCCCGTCGGATGACCGCCACGACCCGCGCCCAGTTCGGCCAGTATCTGGCGATCCAGCGCGAGTTCCGCGCGGGCCTGGACATCCACGACCTCCCTGCCGGTGCGGCCGCCACCTACACGCAGCTCACGGACAGCGCCAAGTGGACCACCCTGGGCACGGTCGAGAAGTCCGTGACCACCGGCCGGGGCACGGGGCTGCCCGGTCAGGCCTCGTCCTGGCCGACGGCCACCGAGCCCGTCGTCGGCGGCCTGCAGTCGCTGGGCGCGGACTCCGCGGACGGTCTGTCCGACCTGGCCGCCGACCACGCCGACGACCTGCTGCTCGGCATGCTCCTGGGCACGGCCGCGACGCTGGCCGCCCTGGCCGGCGGTGCGGTACTGGCCCTGCGCGCCCGGCGCTCGACGCTCGGCCGGGTCTCCGAGCTCCAGGCGCACGTCGAGCAGCTGTCCGGCAGCTGGCTGCCCCAGCTTCTGGCCCGAATACAGAACGGCGAGCGGGTCGAGCCGGCCACGCTCGCCCCGCACGGAGAGCAGGCGACCGACGAGCTGGAGCGGCTGGCCGCGGCCATCGACCAGCTGGGCCGGGTGGCCGGGGACACCGCCGTACGGCAGAGCCTGGGCCGCGAGGGCACGGAGAAGGTCTTCGCCCAGCTCATTCGCCGTACGCAGATCCTGATCCACCGGCTGATCTCGCTCCTTGACGACCTCGAGCGCAAGCACGAGGACTCGGACCTGCTCAAGGACATCTTCAAGGTCGACCATCTCGCGACCCGGGTGCGGCGGCACGCGGAGAACCTGGTGATTCTCAGCGGCTCCCCGCCCAGCCGCCGGCTGACCGCTCCCGTCTCGATCACCGACGTGATGCGCGGCGCGGTCGCGGAGACGGAGCAGTACACCAGGGTCAAGGTGAAGAACCTCCCCGCGGACCGGCGCCTCGCCCTGGCCGGCCGGGCCGTCGCGGACGTCACCCATCTGCTCGCCGAACTGATCGAGAACGGCACGAGCTTCTCGCCACCGGACACCCAGGTGTTCGTCAGCGCCACGAAGGTCGCCAAGGGCCTGGCCGTGCACGTCGAGGACCACGGCCTCGGCATGCCGCAGGACCTGCGCGACCACGCGAACGACCTGCTCGCCCACCCGCCGCGGCTGGACATGACGGCCCTGGGCGAGGACCCGCGGCTCGGGCACTTCGTGGTGGCCCGGCTGGCCGAACGGCACAAGATCAAGGTGGAGCTGCGCGAGTCCGTCTACGGCGGCACCCTCGTGATCGTGCTCCTGCCGGCCGCCCTGCTCGAAGAGGTGGCCTCGCCGGTTCTCGACCAGCTCAAGTCGGCCGCCGTCGCTGCCAACAGGGCAGTCGCGGCCGAGGCCTCCCGGGCGGTCGCGGGGACGGACGACTTCGCTGTCGTGGGCGCCGAGGGCATGCCGCTCGTGGGCTCGGCCATCGGATCGGCCGGCCACAGCCTCGACGCGGGCGTCACGATCGGCGGCGTCGACGCGCTCACGCACACGCGCCTTCCGGACCACAGCGGCTTCCCCGAGTACGGAGGTGCGGGCCTCTTGCCGGCCGCCTCGGACCACCCCGCCCCGGCTCCCGGACCCAACGCCTCCTGGGCACCGCCCCGGGAGCACCCCGCGCCCCAGGGCCACCGCACCGAGCCGGGCGGCCTCGGACCACAGGCCGGGCAGCCCGCACACCCCGGAGCACATGCCGGACACCACGGATCGCGGGCCGGATTCACCGAGCCGCAGAGCGGTTTCACCGAGCCGCGGTCCGGGCCACCGTCCCGGCACGAACCCGGTGCCGGAAGCGGGGGTCCCGCCCCCGCCCGGGAGGAGGCGCCCGCACGCAGTGCGGCGCGCCCGCTGACCACCCCGCAGGTCCTGCCGCAACGGACCAGGGGAGCCAGCCTGGCGCAGCAACTGCGCAGGGAGGCGGAGCAGGCACAGGGCCGACCCGACGGTGAGGGAGACAAGGGCGTCATCTCCCCGGACGCGTCGGCCCGCGCGATGATCGCAATTCAGCAGGGGCTGAAGCGGGCCCGGATGTCCGAGACCGACGAGCCGACCGGTGCGGACGGCCGGCAGCAGACGGATCCGAGGGACCCCGGTGCCCATCAACTGTGAGGAAACGTTACGTAATGACTGAGCAGGTACAATCCGGTCCCCGGCTGGACTGGCTCCTCGACGGACTGGTGGACCGGATACCGGAGATCCGCTGTGCCATCGTGCTGTCCGGGGACGGCCTTCTCATCGGCAAGTCGAAGAACCTGCGCCGCGACGACGCCGAGCACCTGTCCGCGGTCGGTTCGGGCATGCACAGCCTCGCCCGGGGCGCCGCGCGCCACTTCCACGGCGGGGAGGTGCAGCAGACGGTCATCCAGATGGACCGGGCGTTCCTCTTCGTCACCGCCGCGGGCCGGGGTGCGCGGCTGGCCGCCATCGCCTCGGAGCAGGTGGACGTGGGGATGATGGCCTTCGAGATGGGCACGCTCGTCAAGCAGGTGGGCCAGTACCTGAGTGCCGCACCGCGCGTGGAGACCCCCTCCGCCGGACACATTCAGGATGCCTGAACCCCGATGGCTCGACGATGCGGAGGCCGGGCGTCACTTACGGCCGTACGCCATCACGGGCGGGCGCACCCGCCACAGTCAGCACACCTTCACATTGATCACGCTGGTTGTCGCGCGGTCCGCGCATGAGTTCGATCACGACCATCTGGAGCCGGAGTCGGTCCAGATCCTCGAACTCTGCCGGGATCGCGCGGTGGCGGTCGCCGAGATCGCCGCGCACCTGGACCTGCCGGTGAGCGTGGTGAAGATCCTCTGCGGAGATCTGCTCAACGCCTCCCTCGTCATCGTCCAGGCGCCGCCCGGGCAGGAGGACCAACCGAGCGTGGAACTCATCGAAAGGGTGATGGATGGTATCCGTCAGCTCTGAGCCCGTCATGCCGACGGCGCTCAAGATTCTGATCGCGGGCGGATTCGGCGTGGGCAAGACGACCATGGTGGGCTCGGTCAGCGAGGTGCCCCCGCTGGAGACCGAGGAGCGGATGACCGCGGTGAGCCTCGGCGTCGACGATCTGTCCGGAGTCGAGGGCAAGAAGTCGACGACGGTCGCCATGGACTTCGGCCGGATCACCATCGCGCCGGAGCTGGTGCTGTACCTGTTCGGTACGCCCGGCCAGGACCGCTTCTGGTTCATGTGGGACGACCTGGCGACCGGTGCCCTCGCGGCCATCGTCCTCGCGGACACCCGTCGGCTGGACGCCTCGTTCGCGTCGATCGACTTCTTCGAGGCGCGTGACATCCCGTTCGCCGTGGGGGTCAACTGCTTCGACGGCCGGCGGGACTGCTCGGCCGAGCAGGTGCGGACGGCGCTGGATCTGGATCCGTCGACGCCGGTGCTGCTGTGCGACGTACGCGACCGTGGTTCCAGCAAGTCGGTGCTGCTCGCCGTGTTGGAGGCGGCGCGTGCGCAGGCGGCCGCGCGTCTCGCTCCGCTGGGCGGCGGTCAATGAGCCGGTTCCGCTCCCGGCTCACCGGGCGAGGAACGCCTCGACCCGGGCGGTGAACCACCCGGGGTCGTCCAGCCACGGGTAGTGGCCGCCGCCCGGCTGCACCGCGAACTCGGCGGCCGGGAAGACGTCGGCGACCCGCCGGGCGAGCTCGGGGCGGGGGCCGCCGTCGAGTTCGCCCGCGTACACGAGGACGGGCGCGGTGAGTCCGGCGAGCGCGGCCCGGGTAGCGGGCGGGTCGTAGGCACCCGCCGAGCCGTACCGGTCCCCCGCCTCGTCGTTGGTCTGCTCCTCGCCACCGGCGGCGTGGGCGCGGGCGGCGTCGTCCCAACGCCCGTAGAAGAAGGGCTCGAAGACAGGGTCCCAGTCGCCGCTCTCCGCCAGCCACGCCTCGAAGGCCGGGAAGGCCGCCTCGAACCAGGGCTCTCCCTTCCTCAGCCGGGCCGCCGCCAGCCGGTCCTCGCCCCGCACGCCCATCCCGACGGCCCACGGGGTGGCGGTGATCAGCGCCAGCCGTGCGATCCGCTCCGGGTACCGGGCCGCGTAGAGCATGGCGAGGTTGCCGCCCGCCGAGTGCGCCAGCACATCCATGCGCTCGAGGCCCAGATGGACCCGCAGCGCCTCGACGTCGTCGACGAGACGGTCACACCGGTACGTCGCCGGGTCCGCCGGCTCCGCGGAGTCCCCGGTTCCGCGCAGGTCGAGCAGCACGAGCCGGCGCCGGGCACCGAGTCCGCCCAGGTCCCCGAGATAGGCGGAGGCCCGCATCGCCCCGCCCGGCAGCACGACGAGCGGTTCTCCCTCCCCCCGCGTGTGATAGGCGAGTTCGGTCCCGTCGGGGGCGCTGAAGTTCGGCATGCGTTCGATCCTCACGGCTGGGGCCGTCTCACGGCAACAGGGTTCTCGGGTCGGGACCGGCGGGCCGTGAGAAAGTCGGGGCCGACCTCTTGCCTGGGCGTGAGCCGGCTGGATTACTGATCTCCAGCAGGGCTACCGAATGATCGGTCGCCCGTATTGACACGGTTGGTGAGGGAGAGGGTTCCCATGGCGGATGCGCGGGACCTGCTGGACGAGGGAGAACGGCTCGACCCGGACGGGCTGCGGACGCTGCAACTGGAGCGGCTGCGCGCCTCGCTGCGGCATGCGTACGCGCACGTGCCCTTCTACCGGGAGTCCTTCGACAAGGCGGGCGTACGTCCCGACGACTGCCGCACGCTCGACGATCTCGCCCGCTTCCCGTTCACCGTGAAGGCGGACCTTCGGGAGAACTATCCGTACGGGATGTTCGCCGTGCCCCAGGACCGGATCCGGCGCATCCACGCGTCCAGTGGCACGACCGGCCGCCCCACGGTCGTCGGCTACACGGAGAACGACCTCTCCATGTGGTCGGACATGGTGGCCCGCTCGATCCGGGCGGCGGGCGGCCGACCCGGCGACAAGGTGCATGTGGCCTACGGGTACGGCCTGTTCACCGGCGGACTCGGCGCGCACTACGGCGCCGAACGCCTCGGCTGTACGGTCATCCCCGCGTCCGGCGGTATGACGGCACGCCAGGTCCAGCTGATCCAGGACCTGAAACCCGAGATCATCATGGTGACCCCTTCGTACATGCTGACGCTCCTCGACGAGTTCGAGCGCCAGGGCGTCGACCCGCGCGGCACCTCCCTGCGCGTCGGAATCTTCGGGGCCGAGCCCTGGACCGAGGAGATGCGGCGGGAGATCGAGGAGCGCTTCGCGATCGACGCCGTCGACATATACGGGCTGTCCGAGGTGATCGGGCCCGGTGTGGCGCAGGAGTGCGTGGAGACCAAGGACGGGCTGCATGTGTGGGAGGACCACTTCTTTCCCGAGGTGGTCGACCCGATCACCGGGGAGGTGCTGCCCGACGGTGCGGAGGGTGAGCTGGTCTTCACCTCGCTCACCAAGGAGGCCATGCCCGTGATCCGGTACCGGACACGGGACCTGACCCGGCTGCTGCCCGGTACGGCCCGGGTCTTCCGGCGGATGGAGAAGATCACCGGCCGCAGTGACGACATGGTCATCCTGCGGGGCGTCAATCTCTTCCCCACCCAGATCGAGGAGATCGTGCTGCGTACGCCGGGCGTGGCACCGCACTTCCAGCTGCGTCTCACCCGGGAAGGCCGCCTCGACTCGCTCACCGTACGGGCGGAGGCCCGGGCCGGTGCCACGCCCGAGCAGCGCGACGCGGCCGCGGGCGTCATCGCCGCGGCCGTGAAGGACGGCATCGGCGTCTCGGTCGCGGTCGAGATCGTCGAACCGGAGTCGCTGGAGCGGTCGGTGGGCAAGATCAGGCGGATCGTGGACCTGCGACCTCGGTAGCCGCAGCCACAAGCACAGCCACAGCCACAGCCACAGCCACAGCGGGGCCTACGCCTCCGCGAACCGGTCCCGCAACTCCCGCTTGAGGATCTTCCCGCTCGCGTTGCGCGGCAGCTCGTCCACGAACAGCACCCGCTTGGGCGCCTTGAAGTGGGCGAGCTTCTCGCGTGCGTGGGCGAGGAGTTCGGCCTCGGTGACCTCGCCGCGCGCGACGACGACCGCGGTGACCGCCTCGATCCACCGTTCGTCGGGCAGCCCGATGACAGCGGCCTCCGCGACCCCCTCATGTGTGTACAGCGCGTCCTCGACCTGCCGCGAAGCGACCAGTACGCCACCGGAGTTGATGACGTCCTTCACCCGGTCGACGACGGTGAAGTACCCGGCCGCGTCCCGCACGGCGAGGTCCCCTGAGCGGAACCAGCCGTCCCGGAAGGCCTCGGCCGTCTCTTCCGGCTTGTCCCAGTAGCCCTCGCACAACTGCGACGAGCGGTAGACGATTTCTCCCTGCTCCCCGTCGGCCACCTCCTTGCCGGACTCGTCGACGACCCGCGCCTCGACGAACAGCACGGGGCGCCCGCAGGAGTCCATCCGCCTCTTGTGCTCGTCGGGTCCGAGGACCATGGACAGCGGGCCGATCTCGCTCTGCCCGAAACAGTTGTAGAACGCCAGCTCGGGCAGCCGTTCCTTCAGCCGCTCCAGTACGGGCACCGGCATGATCGACGCCCCGTAGTACGCCTTGCGCAGCCCGCTCAGGTCGCGGGTCGCGAAGTCGGGGCGGTTCGACAGGCCGATCCACACGGTGGGCGGGGCGAAGAGGCTGTCCGCGCGGCCCGCTTCGACGAGGTCGAAGATCTGCTCGGCGTCGGGTGCGTCGAGGATGACGTTCTCGGCGCCGACCGCGAGATACGGCAGCAGGAACACATGCATCTGCGCCGAGTGGTAGAGCGGCAGCGAGTGCACGGGCCGGTCGCCCGCGCTCAGATCGAGGGCGGCGATCGCGCTCAGGTACTCCTGGACCAGCGCACGGTGCGTCATCATCGCGCCCTTGGGAAGCGCGGTGGTGCCCGAGGTGTAGAGCAACTGCGCCAGGTCCTCGCCGCGCGGCTCCGCACCGTCGTACTGAGCCGTCGTGGCGAGCCGGGTGAGCAGGGAGTCGTCCGCGTCGCGCAGTGCCAGGGTCCGGACCCCGTCGGCCAGATTCCCGGCGAGGTCCGGGTCCGTGAGCACCAGCGTGGCACCGGACTGGTCGACGATGTACGCCAGATCGTCGCCGGTCAGGTTCTGATTGACCGGCACATGCACCAGCCCCGCGCGGGCGCAGGCCAGGAAGCCGATCAGATACGCGTCCGAGTTGTGGCCGTAGGCGCCGACCCGGTCGCCGGGGGCGAGTCCCGTCTCGCGCAGGGCGCGGGCGGCACGGGAGACGGCCTCGTCGAGTTCCGCGTAGGTCCAGGAACGGTCGCGGTAGTGGATCGCCCTGCGTGCCGGGGTCCGCCGGGCGCTGCGCCGCAGCACCCCGTCGACCGTGACGCTTGGTCCCGCCGTCATGACCTGCTCCTTCGTCCGCCTGCCCTGGCGTGATCCTCGTGCCGTCGTACGAGCGGGGTCAAGCTCGCGGCCGCCCCCTTCCGCCACCGTAGCCGCCCTGTGGGGTGGGACCACACGTACTGTCACCGACCCATGTGGTCCAGGGCAAGGCCGATGACTCCGGTCGCTCCGGCGACGAGTACACGCAGGGGAATCGATCTCCTGATGCCGAACCGCCCCCGGGCGTTCCCGAGGGCGGTTCGGCATCAGGACGGGCGAGTGGGTCGCCGTGCGACAGACCCGAGGGGCGAGCTGGATCACACCTTTCGGGTGCGTCCCTCCCAGTACGGATCCCGCAGCCGCCGCTTGTACAGCTTCCCGTTGGGGTCGCGCGGCATCGTCTCGATGAAGTCGACGCTCTTGGGGCGCTTGTACCCGGCGAGCCGCTGTTCGCAGTGGCCGAGGATGTCGGCGGCGAGCGCCGGGCCCGGGTCGTGCCCCGGGGCAGGCTCCACCACCGCCTTGACCTCCTCGCCCCAGTCGTCGTGCGGGATGCCGAAGGCGGCCGCGTCGGCGACGGCGGGGTGGGCGAGCAGCGCCGCCTCGATCTCCGCCGGGTAGATGTTGACCCCGCCGGAGATGATCATGTCGATCTTGCGGTCGCGGAGGAAGAGATAGCCCTCCTCGTCGAGACAGCCCAGGTCGCCGACGGTGAAGAAGTCGCCGATGCGGTTCTTCTTCGTCTTGGCCTCGTCCTTGTGGTACGAGAATCCGCCGGTGCTCATCTTCATGTAGACGGTGCCGAGTTCACCCGCCGGCAGCCGGTTGCCTTCGTCGTCGAAGATCGCGAGTTCGCTGATGGGCCAGGCCTTGCCGACCGTGCCGGGCTTCTTCAGCCAGTCCTCGGCGGTGGCGAAGGCGCCGCCGCCCTCACTGGCGGCGTAGTACTCCTCCACACTGTCGCCCCACCACGTGATCATCGCCCGCTTCACATGGTCGGGGCAGGGCGCGGCGCCGTGGATGGCGTGCCGCATCGACGAGACGTCGTAACGCCCCTTCACCTCCTCGGGGAGTGCCAGCAGGCGGTGGAACTGGGTCGGGACCATGTGTGTGTGCGTGCACCTGTGGGTGTCGATGAGGCGGAGCATCTCCTCGGGCGTCCATTTGTCCATCAGGACCAGACGGTGCCCGATGTGCAGGGACGCGCCCGCGAACTGGAGCACCGCCGTGTGGTACAGCGGCGAGCAGACCAGGTGCACATTGCCCTCGAACGGCTTGATGCCGAAGATCCCGAGGAAGCCGCCGAGGTATGTCTCCTCGGGCAGCTTGCCGGGCAGCGGTCGCCGGATGCCGCGCGGCCGGCCCGTGGTGCCCGAGGTGTAGTTCATGACCCAGCCAAGGGTGCGGTCGGCGGGCGCCGACCCGGGCTGTCCGTCGAGGAGTTCGGCGTACGGCCGGAAGCCGTCGATCGCGCCGACCGCGTACCTCTGCTCTGCTGGCAGTTTCGCCTCGTCGGCGGCGTGGCGCGCGGAGTCCGCGAACCGCTCGTGCGCGATGAGCACCTTGGCGCCGGAGTCGGCGACGATCCAGGCGATCTCGGGGCCGACGAGATGGTGGTTGACGGGGACGAGGTAGAGGCCGGCCTGGGACGCGGCCAGATACGCGGTGAAGAACTCGACACCGTTGGGCAGGACGACCGCGAAGGCGTCGCCGCGTTCGAGGCCCGCGGCGCGCAGTCCGTGCACCAGCCGGTTGACCGAAGCGTGCAGTCGTCCGGCGGTCCACTCCTCGCCGTCGGGGGCGATCAGGACCGTACGCTCCGGGTCCGCGGCGGCCTGGGACCAGAAGCCGTTGGGGGGCACGCTCACTGCTGACTCCTTCCGGCGATGCGGTTGACGCGGTCGACGGCCCGCTCGAAGCCCCGTGTCAGGTCGTCGAAGACGGCCTGGACGCTGCGCTCGCTGTTCATGCGTCCGACGATCTGCCCGACGGGCGTGCCGAGCAGCGGCTCGACCTCGTACTTCTGGATGCGGGAGACCGCCTCGGCGACCAGCAGTCCCTGGAGGGGCATGGGGAGCGTGCCGGGCCCGTTCGGGTCGTCCCAGGCGTCGGTCCACTCGGTGCGCAGCTGCCGGGCCGGCTTGCCGGTCAGGGCTCGGGAGCGGACGGTGTCGCCGGAGCCGGCGGCGAGCAGTTTCCGGATCAGCGCGGGCGAGGGGAGTTCGGCCTCTGTCGTGGTCAGCCAGAGGGAGCCCAGCCACACGCCCTGGGCGCCCAGGCTCAGCGCGGCGGCCACCTGTCGCCCGCTGCCGATGCCGCCCGCGGCCAGGACGGGCAACGGGTCGACGGCGTCGACGACTTCGGGGGTGAGCACCATGGAGGCGATGTCGCCGGTGTGGCCGCCGGCCTCGTAGCCCTGGGCGACGACGACGTCGATGCCCGCCTCGGCGTGCTTGCGGGCGTGCCGGGCGCTGCCCGCGAGCGCCGCGACGAGCACGCCCTGGCCGTGGGCGCGCTCGACGACGTCACCCGGCGGCGAGCCGAGCGCGTTGGCGAGCAGCTTGATCGGGTAGTCGAAGGCGACGTCGAGCTGGGTGCGGGCCACCCGCTCCATCCACCCGGTGATGCGCCAGCCGGACACCTCGCCCTCCGCCAGCTCCGGCACGCCGTACTTGGCCAGGGTGTCCCTGACGTACTGCCGGTGCCCCTCGGGGATCATCGCCTCGACGTCGGCCTCCGTGACGCCCTCCACCTTCTTGGCGGGCATGACGACATCCAGGCCGTACGGTTTTCCGTCGACGTTCGCCTCGAGCCAGTCGAGGTCGCGCTTGAGGTCGTCCGGTGCGGTGTAGCGGACCGCGCCGAGCACACCGAAACCGCCGGCCCGGCTGATGGCCGCGGCGACGGCGGGAAACGGCGTGAAGCCGAAGATGGCGTGCTCGACTCCCAGTCTCTTGCTCAGCTCCGTCTGCATGGCCGCAGAATGCCGCAGCCCTCCGGACGAAGGAAGGCCTTTTCTGATACTCCGTCAGATTCCTTGTTCCGCACGTCCCGTTGACACACCCCACCGCTGACACGAAAGTTTCACCCCGCGGGGCGAACCTCGAAAGATACTTTCAGGCGGTGCGACGGGAGGCTTTTCGATGACCGAAGACACGGCGGACAGCGGGACGGGCGGGCGTGGACCCACCCGCCGTCACCTGGTCAGACGTGCGCTGGCCCTGGGCGGCGCCCTGGCCGTCGCCCCTTTCCCGGCCGGCCCCGCGAAGGCCGTTCCACCGCCTCGCCACCCCCACCGCACCCTGCGGCACGGCTCCCCCGAACGCGCCGGACTGCTCCCGGACCACCTCCGCGGACTCGTCACCGACGCCGAGTCCTTCCTCGGCCCCTCCCCCACGCACCCCTGGTACGCCGGTGCCGTGCTGCTCGCGGGGCGGGGCGACACGGTGGCCCTGCATCAGCCCATCGGCACGGCGGTGCGCTACTCGGCGTACGACGCGAAGACCGACACGGGCGTCGAGTTCCCGGCCGAGCGGCAGATCCCGATGGCCACGGACACCGTCTTCGACCTCGCCTCGGTGTCGAAGCTGTTCACCTCGCTGCTCGCCGTGCAGCAACTGGAGCGCGGCGCGCTGGAGCTGGAGGCCAGGGTCGCCTCGTACCTCCCGGACTTCGCCGGCGCGGGCAAGCAGGACGTCACCATCCGTCAACTCCTCACCCACACCTCGGGTTTCCGCGCCTGGCTGCCTCTCTACAAGGCACCGAGCCGCGCGGAGAAGCTGCGCCTCATCTGGAACGAGGCACCGCTCAGCCCGCCGGGCACCAAGTACCTCTACTCGGATCTGAACCTGATCTCGCTCCAGCTCGTCCTGGAAGAGATCACCGGTCACCCTTTGGACGCCCTGCTCCGCGACGAGATCACCGCTCCGCTCGGCCTGCGCAGCACCCGCTACAACCCGCCCGCCGCCTGGAAACCGAGGATCGCGGCGACGGAGGACGCACGCCCGCCGTGGTCCGGGCTCGACCGCGGACTCGTCTGGGGCGAGGTGCACGACGAGAACGCCTTCGGCTTCGGCGGAGTGGCAGGCCACGCGGGTGTCTTCTCCTGCGCATGGGACCTCGCGGTCCTCGGCCGGACCCTGCTCAACGGCGGCACGTACGGGCACACCCGCATCCTGGCGCCGGAGTCGGTGGAGCTGCTGTTCACCGACTTCAACACCGCCTTCCCCGGCGACGAGCACGGGCTCGGCTTCGAGCTCTACCAGCACTGGTACATGGGCGCGATGGCCACCCCGCGCACCGCCGGGCACACCGGCTTCACCGGCACCTCGCTCGTCCTCGACCCGACGACGGACTCCTTCCTGATCGTGCTGGGCAACTCCGTTCATCCCGTGCGCACTTGGCGATCCGGCTCCGCTCCCCGGGCGGCCGCGGGGAACCATCTGGCGCGAGCCGTCCAGGTCCGGCCCGCGCGCGGACGTACGTCCTGGTTCTCGGGCATGGCGACCGCGGCCTCCGCGACGCTGACACTGCCCGAGCTCGACACGGCCGGTACCGCGGATACCGCCGAAACCACCGGCACCGCCGACAGCACCACCGCCGACAGCGGGGGGCGGCTTCGCTGCGCCCTGTGGTGGGACACCGAACCCCGGTCGGACACCCTCTTCCTGGAGGCCTCGGCCGACGACGGCGCGAGCTGGCAGCCGGTGCCGTTCACGACCGCGTGTGACGGGGAGGAGGCGCGGGAGCACCCCACGGGCTCGGTCACCGGCTGGTCGGGGCGGGTGTGGCACCGGCTCCACGCGGACCTGCCGCGGGCGCGCCGGCTGACGCTGCGGTGGCGGTACACGACCGACCGGTTGTACGTGGGCCGGGGCGCGTACGTCGACGCGGTGCGGGTCGAGTCCG from Streptomyces avermitilis MA-4680 = NBRC 14893 includes the following:
- a CDS encoding acyl-CoA synthetase; this translates as MTAGPSVTVDGVLRRSARRTPARRAIHYRDRSWTYAELDEAVSRAARALRETGLAPGDRVGAYGHNSDAYLIGFLACARAGLVHVPVNQNLTGDDLAYIVDQSGATLVLTDPDLAGNLADGVRTLALRDADDSLLTRLATTAQYDGAEPRGEDLAQLLYTSGTTALPKGAMMTHRALVQEYLSAIAALDLSAGDRPVHSLPLYHSAQMHVFLLPYLAVGAENVILDAPDAEQIFDLVEAGRADSLFAPPTVWIGLSNRPDFATRDLSGLRKAYYGASIMPVPVLERLKERLPELAFYNCFGQSEIGPLSMVLGPDEHKRRMDSCGRPVLFVEARVVDESGKEVADGEQGEIVYRSSQLCEGYWDKPEETAEAFRDGWFRSGDLAVRDAAGYFTVVDRVKDVINSGGVLVASRQVEDALYTHEGVAEAAVIGLPDERWIEAVTAVVVARGEVTEAELLAHAREKLAHFKAPKRVLFVDELPRNASGKILKRELRDRFAEA
- a CDS encoding acyl-CoA synthetase, with protein sequence MSVPPNGFWSQAAADPERTVLIAPDGEEWTAGRLHASVNRLVHGLRAAGLERGDAFAVVLPNGVEFFTAYLAASQAGLYLVPVNHHLVGPEIAWIVADSGAKVLIAHERFADSARHAADEAKLPAEQRYAVGAIDGFRPYAELLDGQPGSAPADRTLGWVMNYTSGTTGRPRGIRRPLPGKLPEETYLGGFLGIFGIKPFEGNVHLVCSPLYHTAVLQFAGASLHIGHRLVLMDKWTPEEMLRLIDTHRCTHTHMVPTQFHRLLALPEEVKGRYDVSSMRHAIHGAAPCPDHVKRAMITWWGDSVEEYYAASEGGGAFATAEDWLKKPGTVGKAWPISELAIFDDEGNRLPAGELGTVYMKMSTGGFSYHKDEAKTKKNRIGDFFTVGDLGCLDEEGYLFLRDRKIDMIISGGVNIYPAEIEAALLAHPAVADAAAFGIPHDDWGEEVKAVVEPAPGHDPGPALAADILGHCEQRLAGYKRPKSVDFIETMPRDPNGKLYKRRLRDPYWEGRTRKV
- a CDS encoding serine hydrolase domain-containing protein; translation: MTEDTADSGTGGRGPTRRHLVRRALALGGALAVAPFPAGPAKAVPPPRHPHRTLRHGSPERAGLLPDHLRGLVTDAESFLGPSPTHPWYAGAVLLAGRGDTVALHQPIGTAVRYSAYDAKTDTGVEFPAERQIPMATDTVFDLASVSKLFTSLLAVQQLERGALELEARVASYLPDFAGAGKQDVTIRQLLTHTSGFRAWLPLYKAPSRAEKLRLIWNEAPLSPPGTKYLYSDLNLISLQLVLEEITGHPLDALLRDEITAPLGLRSTRYNPPAAWKPRIAATEDARPPWSGLDRGLVWGEVHDENAFGFGGVAGHAGVFSCAWDLAVLGRTLLNGGTYGHTRILAPESVELLFTDFNTAFPGDEHGLGFELYQHWYMGAMATPRTAGHTGFTGTSLVLDPTTDSFLIVLGNSVHPVRTWRSGSAPRAAAGNHLARAVQVRPARGRTSWFSGMATAASATLTLPELDTAGTADTAETTGTADSTTADSGGRLRCALWWDTEPRSDTLFLEASADDGASWQPVPFTTACDGEEAREHPTGSVTGWSGRVWHRLHADLPRARRLTLRWRYTTDRLYVGRGAYVDAVRVESGGRVLFDEARPTDAARIEAAGWTPSEN
- a CDS encoding NAD(P)H-dependent flavin oxidoreductase — its product is MQTELSKRLGVEHAIFGFTPFPAVAAAISRAGGFGVLGAVRYTAPDDLKRDLDWLEANVDGKPYGLDVVMPAKKVEGVTEADVEAMIPEGHRQYVRDTLAKYGVPELAEGEVSGWRITGWMERVARTQLDVAFDYPIKLLANALGSPPGDVVERAHGQGVLVAALAGSARHARKHAEAGIDVVVAQGYEAGGHTGDIASMVLTPEVVDAVDPLPVLAAGGIGSGRQVAAALSLGAQGVWLGSLWLTTTEAELPSPALIRKLLAAGSGDTVRSRALTGKPARQLRTEWTDAWDDPNGPGTLPMPLQGLLVAEAVSRIQKYEVEPLLGTPVGQIVGRMNSERSVQAVFDDLTRGFERAVDRVNRIAGRSQQ